Below is a genomic region from Leucoraja erinacea ecotype New England chromosome 31, Leri_hhj_1, whole genome shotgun sequence.
CCGTTTACTTACACGACGCCACGGTCACGtgccgcgagggggggggggggggtcggtgatGTCTGGTCACGTGCCACGGGCGGGGGGGTCGGTGATGCCTGGTCACGTGCcgcgggcgggggcgggggggtcgGTGATGTCTGGTCACGTGccatgggcggggggggggggtcggtgatGTCTGATCACGTGccatgggcgggggggggggggtgccatgGGCGGGGGGTCGGTGATGCCTGGTCACGTGCCGCGGGCGGGGGGTCGGTGATGTCTGGTCACGTGccatgggcggggggggggggtcggtgatGCCTGGTCACGTGATGTCTGGTCaccgcgggcgggggggggggtcggtgatGCCTGGTCACGTGCCACGGGCGGAGGGAGGTGAGAACGCACGGGGCGCAGGCCCCTGTGACGTCAGCGGCTGCATGGCGGCGCCATTGCTGGCAGGCGGGTGAGGCGACTCGAGGCGCGGCGGTGTCGGTGTCGGTGGTTGCGGACGAGGATTGACCGACCTGTGGGGGCCACGTTGGCCCTGCTGACGGTAGGGTAACATCGCCTCAACAATCCCCACGGGCCGCTCCACCCCGCTCCGCCGCTGACTCGGCCATTCCCTGAGGTGAGTTGTAGCGGGAGGTGGAGGGCCTGTCCCGGGAAGGCCCCGCGGCGACTCTCCACTACTGGGCTTTATACACGGAGTCGAGGATTGTATTTCAATAATTTCGTCGTGTTTTGGTGAAGGGGGAGTTTTATTCGCCGCCTGAGGTGAGtttcggggggcgggggggagtggACCCTCGTGCTCTCTCCTTCCCGCGCTCGCAGGCCGCAGTCGCTCCGCGTGTTGTTAAACTGTGAGGTGGGAATAGCGGGTCAGGCTCGGGAATAAGGCGAAAGTAGTTGGAATTCTGAAACTAAACTGTCTTAAGTGGTTATGTTTTCAATTGTTGAAAATAAACTCTGATCTTAAGGTTCAGCTTCATACCAACAAGgttcttgaggcagcatctctggagagaaggaatgggtaacgttttgtcaCAAaaactccctcttccctctctcgttGGATTGAAGATACAAAAACTGGAATGCACATgctttcctgctgttatcagactacagaATGGTCCTCTAATAAAATCAGTAATCCCAGTCTTCCAATCTACCACATTGGGGAACTTGtacttttttaatctgcactttctttgtcACTGTAACACTAATGCTCTAACATCATATTCTGCAcattggtatttttctctttgcactacctgctgtacttgtatgtggcttgattgtacttgtgtacagCATGATTTGACTGACTAGTattgcaaacaaagtttttcactgtatcttgctaCACATGACAAAAATACGTGGGAAGCCCGACGAGCTGTGGCCTTATCCCAACGGCAGGCCTGGCTCATCCACCATGAAACTGAGAACTCGCCCGGAGATGGAAGCaatgggggagaggatggagggacTGGACAGGGAAGTGGGCACTAGACAAAAGGCCCCATGGTAAGAAGAACCTGGGGGTCTTACCTTCTCTGCCCTCGAGGTCGTCTGCTTTAAGTGCTCCCTGGAGAACAAGGGTTGAAGAGGAGCTCGACTGGAATGGAGcaacagctgcagctgggactgtaaaatggtccCCCTTgcacatagactcagtgggctgatctGTACTAACtggttgtacttatgtatggtaatAGGTTTGCTcagctgtatgcaaaaaagtatttTGCTCTACTGTTCTACACGAAATAAAGAAACCGTTGAACGTGTTGACTATTTCTCCTGAACTGAGATGACAATTAATAATCAACCTGTATAATAATCTAGCATAATATAATGGCATATTTACTTTTCAAACGGGCATTAGTGTACCAGAAGGGTCCTCACCAAAATCCAGTGGTTTCAtgatcctcctcatctccttcctaaagaaatgtcctttaattctgagatatgtcctctggtcctagactctcccactaatggaaacatcctcttcacatccactctattcaggcaaaTCTTATCATAGTGCAAATCCTAACCTAATCTCAAGCTAATACATATCagatgtgcttttttaaaataaatgtattattttctGTTCTGTATAAATTGTTTAATTTCTTTCTTGAACAGGAAAGTGTCAGTATGGCAACATCTGCGGATAAAAGCCACAGTACGATGTGGGCAAGATTTCATAGCGAATCAGCAAGTAGGGTTGTGAAATTATTGAGAAAAAGTAAAAGTATGGATACACTACTGCAATCCACCAACTGGATACTAAAAGATATTCCagattatgatatagttgaaaCTTTACTCCCTTCATCTCTACCAATGGCGCCACTTACAAAATGGGAGGTTCTGCTCCATCAGCACGGAGAAGACCATTTTTTGGAATCAAGAAGGAAATTGACAACTAGCAGCAGCTGTCCATCGCTTGTGTACAGGCTGGAAGCATCTGTTTGTGAAGTACATAGTGTCGTTCAATCTCGTTCTGAAGGTTAGATGAAGATTTAGCCTTTATTGTAGTAAGAAATTACCCCACCTGTTAGTAACAATTAGGCACAAGCTCATGGGACAAAATGGTTTATTGCATTACACAGGATTATGTCCATTATAGATTGGAGCTTGATAATTGTTATTTTCGCCctatttgtgtgtgttctttgccTGACAATAAGTCGGTCCTCTCGAGCGACTGATCTGACTTAACCTTTATGCACTCATTAATGCAGATAATTCTGTGTTGATTCAAAATAATtacattgaaataaataaaaacatggaTATCTACAAGTCAATAGATATCTGAATTGGCATGACTCTGGTGCAATTTAACCTATTGCTTGTATTTCACAGAAATTCCAAGTGTTACCAATCAACCTGAAGCTGTTTCATGTGAGGAAACGAATCAGTAAGTTGAAACTTTAATTCGGGGACATGTGTACGGTGTTGGTcattacacacacgcacactaaccaccctccacacacacacacacactaaacccccCTTTCCAGTTTGCAAGGGTATTAACATTTGCTCATTCAATTGCAAATGATACAGATTGGGGAATGACTCAATAATGAGAAGTGCAACAGGTTCCTAGAGGGCATAATAAACTTGAAGAATTGGCAACAATTAGTCAGCGGATAAGATTCTTCATTTTGGACATGGAGACAATGCAAATGGTTGCAAATAATATCTTTAAGGATGATACAAGAAATAAGAGTATAAATATCAGGAAAGAATGAACTAACTTTTGAGAAAAGTCTATGAAGTAACCTAGTCAAACTCTTTAAAATTGAGAGGAGAAGATGCAGGGAGTGGTATGTTTTAAATGGGTAGagaaaacagaaaaataaatagtTGATAAAAGATGTACGTTGTGACTAATAGAGGCCATTCACCACATTAACTCCATACTAGTCTCTAGACTGATGCAATCAGTCCTATGCTTCCATTCTACATAGTCCATGTTTATTTCAACTGCCAACCTAATTTCCAGTGGAAATTACTGAATATCTGCATAAACCTGCCTCAAAGATATGTTTCACTTGTCACAGCAGCATGTTATTCAAGAATGAGATATGTTATTCACATTCCACATATCAGAGTACTCTTATTCAGGAGTTAGTATTAAATGTTTTTGTTAACATTGCAAATTAAGAAAGACAGGAACCAGCATTGCTTGTTATCTGTATTTCTACGATCTTAAAAGGTCAGCTTGTCATACTTTGTTAACAAAAGTTATCTGTCTCCAGGTTAGCTGACCTGAATGCCTTTACTATGGAATCAGTACAACGTACAGATGATGACAGTAAAATGCCAGATCAGAATGATGAGTTTTTctcttgggcattggagaggTAAAGTTGGCTTCATGTCTGTGGCTTTTCTCACTGTTAAGAAAACTTCCATATAGAATGGCGTTGACTATAATGACTGAGGAACTGTGCACCAGGGCAGATAAATAAAATCTGTTGTTCGCATCCCTCCCTATAATATCTTGGCCGAAACTTTAATTCTGTTTTCCCTAATCCTTGTTTCATCAACAGtttcttttgtcttttttaaaattttaatgtgtgttaaaagtctgtaaatgttctccggtttgttttatgtgcgggGAGGGAGTCGGTgagactttttttcagtttcttaccttgccggagatgcaattattttccGGGTCGCATGTCCGGCTGATCTGCGGAtatcatcgatggagctggaaacctcctcggactgactttgggccccaccgcggggtgtGGAATTAACATCGGctccgatcccttgcctgggatcgctccaaccgcgggccTGCAGactacatcgggagctcgcagtctccggagaggccgagtcggaagCTCCTACggcgcagaggctcgaccagccctgacgcgGGGTCCGATCGCCGGTGCGGAGGAGCTGACATCCGCCCCGATGcaagagctgatcgccccgatgagaagggcccaaacgctgccggctacgggggGTCAAGATCGTTCTGTCAACAGAGGGCTCAAGGTCCTTGAAGATGCCCCATTGTTCCATTTAATTTATTCTTGTTGcttttcatccattttacatcCATGGGTCCTGTCCTGTCCAATTGAAATTTGGTCTTTCCCGGTTTAAAAATCTACTTTAATTAGATTTCATTAAATTACTACATCAAAAGCTTATGAAGCGTTGATCTCAGTTACTgattctggttctggttgattactgcgcaaatACCTCAAAGACGATGTGTTGTCCCACTATGTCCTTGCCACTTCATTATCAAGCAGCAGTTCCAAAATGTCTATTTCCTAAATAGACGAAGAACATATATTGGTCAAGAATCACAGATGTGATAATTAAAAAAGTGTCTGCTAGTCCTTTATATGTAGAATCTAATATAACAACTTCAGtcttgtgctttactgttctgcCGTCCCTTGCTTTATAATGAACTGCACTCCTTCAATGTGTTGCTAGTCTTCCACTATCCTCATGGTCCTTCAAGTTTATTTCAACTGCTAGTCTAATTTTCAGTGGAAATTACTGGCTTTCttacccctcccccgcccccaatCAGTTTGCAGAcgggtcctggcccaaaatgccacctagataccagagatactgcctgaccctctgagttacttctgcgctttgtgtccttctgaGCATTTCTCAACTGTTCACCAATAATTAAAGAAAGTCTCTATTCCCTTTTTAAAATCACGTTTCTACATCATTACGATGTCATTTAAATTAATACCTGGACTTTGGTTTGCATGTACCACTGTCTTCTCTCTTTTCTTGATTAATAAAATTCCAGATTATCTCTTTTCCTTCACTGTATTCAATTCTCCCGTTCACCAAATTCTAGATGGTACTCTAGGAACAGTAAAATCCTCTTTGCCTTTGATGTTAAAAGTTGAGTAAGAGTTTCAAAAGTAAATGGAACACACCAGATGGATTTGCATTAATTGAGCTgagtttatcagtttagtttattcacatgcaccgaggtacaatgtaaagctttttgttgcgtactattcagtcaacggaaagacaatagtGTTGCTACTGTAGCTGTACTGGAGGAaaaaattatattatatatacgcatacacacacacaatcatacTGTATGAAAAATAATTGAGATTTACATATAATGAACATAGTTCTATTTCTAGAGCTGAAAGGGCAAATATTAAAGACCGAGGTTTTGAAGAATTTGTGGTGGAAGAAAAGGAAGGATTGATTTTGGAAAATGACTACCTTAGCCCAACGGTGCCTGTTGGTAAACTGGTAAGACTTTTTATCTCTTCCATCTGACCCCACAGTTTTTCCCGTTCACTTTACCTAAATGGGCTGTGTTAACCCCTATTCTGTGCCATACCCCAACTTTCACCAGAAACAAATGTGCTGGGTATTTTCCTCGATTTATCAATGCAATCAAGCATGCGGACCAATCTTGGTTAAATAAGGACATGACAGGAAGGGCACCAGATGTACCTAAAATGAGGCACAAACTTGCCAACGTTACAGCACAGGACTGCATGCATGATAACAGCAAAATAATACGCTATGTAGAGCTAAGTGATACCACAACAAGTAATTACTATTTCCAGCAAGAAAGAACTTAACTACGTACtctttactttcattgacatcaCGTTTTGAAGAATCCCACAACTTCGACATCCCGGAAGGCACCATTGATCAGAAACTTATTAGCCACATGAATAGTTACAAGTTAACAATGTCAAGATATTAGCAGGTCCAGAGTTGCAC
It encodes:
- the LOC129712142 gene encoding uncharacterized protein LOC129712142 isoform X1 translates to MATSADKSHSTMWARFHSESASRVVKLLRKSKSMDTLLQSTNWILKDIPDYDIVETLLPSSLPMAPLTKWEVLLHQHGEDHFLESRRKLTTSSSCPSLVYRLEASVCEVHSVVQSRSEEIPSVTNQPEAVSCEETNQLADLNAFTMESVQRTDDDSKMPDQNDEFFSWALERAERANIKDRGFEEFVVEEKEGLILENDYLSPTVPVGKLVTQRTNAGPAAMEETPTGINDFHSEYFATMKEPECKEMVPGVNTKCDNVEMDQAFQKMEPAAEPEHLAQIESMESFEYSFTKSKRKSYYAEEEMKLVVKDKAEIECKSQQTKFSREHYQGLDEDIKYSEELFDELNDDDDSTNLETRTMLCLPFLCWRRRNKHEKEQKGPNFFER
- the LOC129712142 gene encoding uncharacterized protein LOC129712142 isoform X3 → MATSADKSHSTMWARFHSESASRVVKLLRKSKSMDTLLQSTNWILKDIPDYDIVETLLPSSLPMAPLTKWEVLLHQHGEDHFLESRRKLTTSSSCPSLVYRLEASVCEVHSVVQSRSEEIPSVTNQPEAVSCEETNQAERANIKDRGFEEFVVEEKEGLILENDYLSPTVPVGKLVTQRTNAGPAAMEETPTGINDFHSEYFATMKEPECKEMVPGVNTKCDNVEMDQAFQKMEPAAEPEHLAQIESMESFEYSFTKSKRKSYYAEEEMKLVVKDKAEIECKSQQTKFSREHYQGLDEDIKYSEELFDELNDDDDSTNLETRTMLCLPFLCWRRRNKHEKEQKGPNFFER
- the LOC129712142 gene encoding uncharacterized protein LOC129712142 isoform X2 — protein: MATSADKSHSTMWARFHSESASRVVKLLRKSKSMDTLLQSTNWILKDIPDYDIVETLLPSSLPMAPLTKWEVLLHQHGEDHFLESRRKLTTSSSCPSLVYRLEASVCEVHSVVQSRSEEIPSVTNQPEAVSCEETNQLADLNAFTMESVQRTDDDSKMPDQNDEFFSWALERAERANIKDRGFEEFVVEEKEGLILENDYLSPTVPVGKLVTQRTNAGPAAMEETPTGINDFHSEYFATMKEPECKEMVPGVNTKCDNVEMDQAFQKMEPAAEPEHLAQSYYAEEEMKLVVKDKAEIECKSQQTKFSREHYQGLDEDIKYSEELFDELNDDDDSTNLETRTMLCLPFLCWRRRNKHEKEQKGPNFFER